A single region of the Plasmodium reichenowi strain SY57 chromosome 9, whole genome shotgun sequence genome encodes:
- a CDS encoding vacuolar protein sorting-associated protein 46, putative, whose product MGNKISTEDHIFRLKLKTKELEKLSQRSELEEKKLIGDVKKAIQAGKIELARLYAEKCIRKKNEKVNYLNLSNKLDVLVSRLEGAHRCASLVKDVGVMIPLIQKINAETNAIKIGNDVTKLENIFDEISISTELINDTVQTSSAISAPTEEVDELISKIADEHALKLDGQIGSVHPINKHLEEISNMSERIKNLK is encoded by the exons atGGGTAACAAAATATCTACAGAAGACCATATCTTTCgtttaaaattaaaaacaaaagaatta GAAAAATTATCTCAAAGGTCAGAattagaagaaaaaaaattaattgGAGATGTAAAGAAGGCTATACAAGCAGGAAAAATTGAGTTGGCCAG ATTATATGCTGAAAAATgtataagaaaaaaaaatgaaaaagtTAACTATTTGAACCTAAGTAACAAATTGGATGTACTTGTGTCTCGATTGGAAGGCGCACATCGGTGTGCTTCG cTTGTAAAAGATGTTGGGGTAATGATTCCTctaatacaaaaaataaatgcAGAAACGAATGCAATTAAAATAGGGAATGATGTAACTAAGCtggaaaatatttttgacGAAATA AGCATCAGTACtgaattaataaatgaCACCGTTCAAACCTCCTCCGCAATAAGTGCACCAACAGAAGAG GTTGACGAATTAATATCAAAAATTGCCGACGAACATGCCTTAAAACTAGACGGACAAATCGGATCTGTTCATCCTATAAATAAG CACCTAGAAGAAATATCTAATATGAGTGAAAGGATAAAAAACTTgaaatga